The following are encoded in a window of Brettanomyces bruxellensis chromosome 9, complete sequence genomic DNA:
- the RPC11 gene encoding RNA polymerase III C11 subunit (BUSCO:EOG0926539T), whose protein sequence is MLTFCPYCSNMLVVTRSETTGSNTFSCPTCPYEFPIVGLQMFERKELPRKVVDDVLGGEGAWDNVDQTNAQCPVETCGSNKAYYFQIQIRSADEPMTTFYKCCKCGHRWREN, encoded by the coding sequence ATGTTGACCTTTTGCCCATACTGTTCGAATATGCTCGTTGTCACCAGATCAGAGACAACTGGTTCAAATACGTTTTCTTGTCCAACATGTCCGTATGAATTTCCTATAGTTGGACTTCAGATGTTTGAACGCAAGGAACTTCCCAGAAAAGTTGTGGATGATGTGCTTGGAGGTGAAGGTGCGTGGGATAATGTTGATCAGACCAATGCTCAGTGCCCAGTTGAGACATGTGGATCCAATAAGGCATACTACTTCCAGATCCAGATTAGGTCTGCCGATGAGCCTATGACTACTTTCTACAAATGCTGCAAATGCGGTCACAGATGGAGAGAAAACTAG